In the Pleurodeles waltl isolate 20211129_DDA chromosome 3_1, aPleWal1.hap1.20221129, whole genome shotgun sequence genome, TGACTCTGCTGATTTGGAGTGAGCTTCTCACTGATGTGATTGTATTGTTCATGTCCGTGAACACACGCTCACACTCTGATGCCGAGATGGCAATGGTCTTCAACGTCGTGAGGAGCGGGCGCAGTTGCTCAGGCGTTTGCCTCCCACCACTAGCCTTATACTCCCGAAACCCTTGGACAATTTGTTGTGCGGGGAGTTGAAACCTTCTGCAAAGGGAGAGTACTTCATTCTCCCCATACTGAAAATCTGCATCCTCTGGCCAGTACTGCGGATAGAGTACTTTGCACGCGGGAAAAAGATCATCAAACTCCGAAAAAGAGACCTCTTCAGATGAGCTGGCAGCCCGTGCTGAGGACGTCATGAGCCGGCTCTGGAGGCAATTTGTTAGACTTTGGAAAAAGCTTTCCTTGTTGATTTCCACTTCAACTTTTTGCTCAGGGTTTAAGACAACACCCTGAAATTTTAAATTTGTAGCAGATTCCAAAGCAATTCTTGTAAATTCAGCCTCTTTCCCCCCAGATAATTCCATGAAAACTTGCATCTGTTGACAAATTAGAATATGGGCCTCAGGAAGAGTGATCGAGTTCACCTGCAGTCTCAAAGAGAGTTCAGACAGCATCTTCAGCGCATCCCTCATTACACCCAAATTTTTCACAAATTCAACACTTGTCAGCCTTTCTACTAGGGATCTGTATTTGGCCTTTTCTGTATTAGAACGTTTTAGGTCTGCGACTGCCGCTTTGAAGTGAGCACATAAGGATGGatacttttcccaaactgcagtgACAGTCCGACGGCTTGATGCAACCATCCTTGTATCGAGCACCTTGTTTGTGGCTTTCAGCAGGACAGCAAATTCTTCGGCACAGGTGTGTAGCTCCCGTTGGTTTTTTGGCGAGATCTGATAGAGACAGTAAACTGTGTCAATGAACACCTTGAAGCTGTGAGCTCCCGTCACCTCTTCCAATGCCTCGGCAACAGCAAGCTCGAGCCTGTGGTTGCAGCAATGCCATATAACAAGAGTTGGATAACACTCGCTCATGTTTAAAAGGGCCGCGACTCCAGATGCCCAGTTCACGGTTGCAGAAGCTCCGTCGGCAGTGAATGAGATCCAGTTTCTAGCGATGAAGTCCGTTGGGAAGTGCTCATGGAGGCAGCATTGCAACTCTGTTGCAATGGCTTCATCCGTCATTTCCTGCAATTCAAGCAACTGGAAGAAAATAGTCAGAGGCTCGAATTCCTCCCCAAATGCTGCCCTGATGCACACAGCCATAGAAGGCTTATTATTTACAGTGGTGCACTCCTCAACGAGAACACTAAACTTGACATCTTTCTCAATCATGTATCCAATAATCTTCTTCTTCATTTCTTCACCAATAAAGTCACAAATTTCGGCACAGCTTTTGCGCGAGTGAAGAACTCTACCCATGTCAGCACCGTTTGCCACTTGCAATTCTACCAGATCTGGCATGTCGGAGAAGGGGCGGTTGAGTTTGCTGATCATATATGCTGTGCGAAAAATTCTACATGTGGTTTCATGCTCCTCACTGCGAGTTTGTGGAGGTGGAAGATCAAAGAGTCCCGCCTGTGCTTGGAGAAGAACCTTTTCAGCCTGCTGGTGGGCATGGCTTTCTCGGTGCTCCCAGATTTTCTTTCGCAGGGCAGATTGTTGGCCTTTTTTGGTTATGGAGGTGCTACCAATCAAGAACTGTAACCACTCTCTAGCCAATCTTGAGCCTCGGACATGCTGGTGCAAACTCAAGGCTCCAACTTCAATACACACAGCACAGCCCAATCGCCCGTTTCTGATTTGTAGCCAGGGGTTTTGAGTTC is a window encoding:
- the LOC138283762 gene encoding E3 SUMO-protein ligase KIAA1586-like codes for the protein MNTPSNLLSFIKTEEDDPWSEDEDNSSGMESCKRVCLEENVSDEVNMDDITEITVTLSDSEDLFVNGNVPAGDNDLQGNETVTFEQIFETQSDLPMCWTEDQANYFRTQNPWLQIRNGRLGCAVCIEVGALSLHQHVRGSRLAREWLQFLIGSTSITKKGQQSALRKKIWEHRESHAHQQAEKVLLQAQAGLFDLPPPQTRSEEHETTCRIFRTAYMISKLNRPFSDMPDLVELQVANGADMGRVLHSRKSCAEICDFIGEEMKKKIIGYMIEKDVKFSVLVEECTTVNNKPSMAVCIRAAFGEEFEPLTIFFQLLELQEMTDEAIATELQCCLHEHFPTDFIARNWISFTADGASATVNWASGVAALLNMSECYPTLVIWHCCNHRLELAVAEALEEVTGAHSFKVFIDTVYCLYQISPKNQRELHTCAEEFAVLLKATNKVLDTRMVASSRRTVTAVWEKYPSLCAHFKAAVADLKRSNTEKAKYRSLVERLTSVEFVKNLGVMRDALKMLSELSLRLQVNSITLPEAHILICQQMQVFMELSGGKEAEFTRIALESATNLKFQGVVLNPEQKVEVEINKESFFQSLTNCLQSRLMTSSARAASSSEEVSFSEFDDLFPACKVLYPQYWPEDADFQYGENEVLSLCRRFQLPAQQIVQGFREYKASGGRQTPEQLRPLLTTLKTIAISASECERVFTDMNNTITSVRSSLQISRVSNLLFLQRNGPPLAEFHPETYVVAWLAQGRHSAYHLACRERESKDEVTDDDKKYLWSLF